In one Bryobacteraceae bacterium genomic region, the following are encoded:
- a CDS encoding alpha/beta hydrolase fold domain-containing protein: MLRWTPVMLFAAAALAQNPATPPVPDSVVFERDIDYASVAGAKLGMDIARPKAPGPHPAVVLIHGGGFRRGTRQSYTALALRLAGRGYVAAAVSYRLTPKYQFPAPVRDVKSAVRFLRANAKRFDLDPDRIGVTGSSAGGHLALMLGLTGGVASFDDEGPNPEQSSRVSCVVNYFGPTDFTRIYDKGGDAAEVLPAFLGANPRNAMKAHIEASPLQWVSPDDAPILTIHGDKDPLVPYEQAVWLTERLVAAGVPAELEMIGGAGHGFRGEHGVRAEARMMAFFDKYLKPAPSPKRVLISDHAKTRNIIALEWPSGRELWRVPNEGGHDVQSLPNGGVLLTRDRLGVVVELDANQKEVWRWGPDPSMKNTPSAQRLPNGNTLIGDNDAGKLVEVDRAGKIIWTYENPDLGRRRMRLARRTPEGTTLICVQVAGRVIEVDKAGKIVWTWQTGEIRKPYLAERLPNGNTLISIGEPGEVVEVDRAGKTVRSVGGDDRIRMAWTSGFRVLPNGGLLIADYTGRRLVEVDSKGNVVAELRDLPYMIASADAVAETFK, translated from the coding sequence ATGCTTCGCTGGACCCCCGTCATGCTCTTCGCCGCCGCCGCCCTGGCGCAGAATCCCGCCACGCCACCTGTGCCGGATTCGGTTGTCTTCGAGCGGGACATCGACTATGCCAGCGTGGCCGGGGCGAAGCTGGGGATGGACATCGCACGCCCCAAGGCGCCCGGGCCCCACCCCGCGGTCGTCCTGATTCATGGCGGTGGTTTTCGTCGCGGCACGCGTCAATCCTACACCGCGCTGGCTCTCCGCCTCGCCGGGCGCGGCTATGTGGCTGCGGCCGTCAGCTATCGTCTGACGCCCAAATATCAGTTCCCCGCGCCGGTCCGTGACGTCAAGTCCGCCGTGCGTTTCCTCCGCGCGAACGCGAAGCGGTTCGACCTCGATCCCGACCGGATCGGAGTCACCGGGTCGTCGGCCGGGGGCCACCTGGCGCTCATGCTGGGGCTCACCGGCGGAGTGGCTTCGTTCGACGACGAAGGGCCCAATCCGGAGCAATCGAGCCGCGTTTCGTGCGTGGTGAACTACTTTGGACCCACCGATTTCACCCGTATCTACGACAAAGGCGGCGACGCCGCCGAGGTGCTGCCGGCGTTTCTCGGCGCCAATCCTCGAAACGCGATGAAGGCGCATATCGAGGCGAGCCCGCTGCAATGGGTGAGTCCGGACGACGCGCCCATCCTGACGATTCACGGCGACAAGGACCCGCTGGTGCCCTACGAGCAGGCCGTGTGGTTGACCGAACGGCTCGTCGCGGCGGGCGTACCGGCGGAACTCGAGATGATCGGTGGGGCGGGGCACGGCTTCCGAGGCGAACATGGCGTCCGGGCCGAGGCGCGCATGATGGCCTTTTTCGACAAGTACCTCAAGCCGGCGCCTTCGCCCAAGCGGGTGCTGATTTCCGATCATGCCAAGACGAGAAACATCATCGCGCTCGAGTGGCCGTCGGGCCGCGAACTGTGGCGCGTGCCGAACGAAGGCGGGCACGACGTGCAATCGCTTCCCAACGGCGGAGTGCTGCTCACGCGGGACCGGCTCGGCGTTGTCGTTGAACTCGATGCGAATCAGAAGGAAGTATGGCGTTGGGGGCCGGACCCTTCGATGAAGAACACGCCCTCCGCGCAGCGCCTGCCCAACGGCAACACGCTCATCGGCGACAACGACGCCGGCAAGCTCGTCGAAGTGGACCGTGCCGGCAAGATCATCTGGACCTACGAGAACCCCGACCTCGGCAGGCGGCGCATGCGGCTCGCGCGGCGCACGCCCGAAGGCACTACGCTCATCTGCGTGCAGGTTGCCGGTCGCGTGATCGAAGTCGACAAAGCCGGAAAGATCGTCTGGACGTGGCAGACCGGCGAGATCCGCAAACCGTATCTCGCCGAACGCCTGCCGAACGGCAACACGCTCATCTCGATCGGCGAGCCGGGCGAAGTGGTGGAAGTGGACCGCGCCGGCAAAACCGTGCGTAGCGTCGGCGGCGATGACCGGATTCGCATGGCGTGGACAAGCGGCTTCCGCGTGCTGCCGAACGGTGGATTGCTGATCGCCGACTACACCGGCCGGCGGCTGGTTGAAGTGGACTCGAAGGGGAACGTGGTGGCCGAACTCCGCGACCTGCCGTACATGATCGCGAGCGCCGACGCCGTCGCCGAGACCTTTAAATAA
- a CDS encoding vanadium-dependent haloperoxidase, whose translation MLKGRSRRAFLGTATAAPAVILANGPTTPQTRAELAYQVRVEAARRQKEMPEVRHISNGDEQRYPTPFASFAKGLPHDRFGEAEPEAYQQLVRAMTTGEHAEFEAMPMGCGARKFVNPKAGLAYDMVGADSHHLTLPPAPRFEGAEAAGEMLELYWMALARDQPFAEYGSNSILRAACDELSAFNGFLGPRIEGKVTPQTLFRGITPADLQGPFVSQFLLKPINYGAQYVDQRIRTSRPRADYLTDFPGWLAAQNGCAAPPVNYDPTPRYVRNGRDLAEWVHRDVVFQAYFNASLILLNQPDPDAAATRSGIAAPLAASNPYLASRNQDGFGTFGPPFIQAMVAEVAVRALKTVWHQKWYVHRRLRPEEFGGRVNAVMNGTAGYPIFGDLVRTEALQRVYANHGSYLLPQAYPEGCPLHPAYGAGHATVAGACTTILKACFDESYEIPEPVEASTDGISLHPYAGQARLTVGGELNKLAANIAMARNFAGIHWRTDYSRSVELGEAVAMRLLQDVRMTVQEGFEGFEFTSFRGQKITV comes from the coding sequence ATGCTCAAAGGACGTAGCCGACGCGCATTTCTCGGGACAGCCACAGCGGCTCCCGCCGTGATCCTGGCCAACGGCCCAACGACGCCTCAAACCCGCGCCGAACTCGCCTATCAAGTTCGCGTAGAGGCCGCGCGCCGGCAGAAGGAGATGCCGGAGGTCCGCCACATCTCGAACGGCGATGAGCAGCGCTACCCTACCCCGTTCGCTAGTTTCGCCAAAGGTCTCCCGCACGACCGCTTCGGCGAAGCCGAGCCGGAAGCCTATCAGCAACTCGTCCGGGCCATGACCACCGGCGAGCACGCTGAGTTCGAAGCGATGCCGATGGGGTGCGGCGCGCGCAAATTTGTCAATCCGAAAGCCGGCCTCGCCTACGACATGGTGGGCGCGGACTCGCACCACCTCACGCTGCCGCCCGCGCCGCGTTTCGAAGGCGCCGAAGCCGCGGGCGAGATGCTGGAGCTTTATTGGATGGCGCTGGCGCGCGATCAGCCCTTCGCCGAGTACGGGTCCAATTCGATCCTCCGGGCGGCGTGCGACGAACTGTCGGCGTTCAATGGGTTTCTCGGACCGCGAATCGAGGGGAAGGTCACACCGCAGACGCTCTTCCGCGGCATCACGCCGGCGGATCTGCAGGGCCCCTTCGTTTCACAGTTCCTGCTGAAACCGATCAACTATGGCGCACAGTACGTGGACCAGCGGATTCGCACCTCGCGCCCACGCGCGGACTATCTCACCGACTTTCCCGGCTGGCTGGCGGCCCAGAACGGCTGCGCGGCGCCACCGGTGAACTATGATCCCACGCCGCGCTACGTGCGCAACGGGCGCGACCTGGCCGAGTGGGTCCATCGCGATGTTGTATTCCAGGCCTATTTCAATGCTTCCCTGATCCTGCTGAACCAGCCGGACCCGGATGCGGCCGCCACTCGCAGCGGAATTGCTGCGCCGCTGGCGGCCAGCAATCCGTATCTCGCGTCGCGGAACCAGGACGGATTCGGCACGTTCGGGCCGCCGTTCATCCAGGCGATGGTGGCCGAGGTGGCAGTACGCGCGCTGAAGACCGTGTGGCATCAGAAGTGGTACGTGCACCGGCGGCTGCGGCCGGAGGAGTTCGGCGGGCGGGTGAACGCAGTGATGAACGGCACGGCCGGATACCCGATATTCGGCGACCTGGTTCGCACGGAGGCGCTCCAGCGCGTCTACGCCAACCACGGGTCGTACCTGTTGCCGCAAGCATACCCCGAAGGATGCCCGCTGCACCCGGCATATGGAGCCGGACACGCCACGGTGGCGGGCGCTTGCACGACGATCCTGAAGGCTTGCTTCGACGAATCCTATGAGATCCCGGAACCGGTGGAGGCATCCACCGACGGGATTTCCCTGCATCCCTATGCCGGCCAAGCCCGGCTCACTGTAGGCGGGGAATTGAACAAGCTGGCCGCGAACATCGCAATGGCGCGGAACTTCGCCGGCATTCACTGGCGGACGGACTATTCGAGATCGGTCGAACTCGGCGAGGCCGTGGCGATGCGGCTGTTGCAGGATGTCCGCATGACGGTTCAGGAGGGATTCGAGGGGTTCGAGTTCACAAGCTTCCGGGGGCAGAAGATTACGGTATGA
- a CDS encoding Gfo/Idh/MocA family oxidoreductase → MTASGKVRWGILSTSKFAQREVIPAIQQSERGEVTAIASRDPAKGRQCAERFGIGRVYGSYEDLLADPEIEAVYNPLPNSLHEEWSVKAAEAGKHVMCEKPFAMDASGAMRMEAAFATAGRIVREGFMIRFHPQWQRAKAVVEEGRIGNPRAVQALFSYTNVDPGNIRNKPETGGGALYDIGCYGIVSARYIFGEEPVRAICLMDIDPAMKTDRMTTAILDFPSGHGSFTCSTQMVPSQRVQILGTKGRIEIEIPYNAPAKRDCRIVIDDASAAPSPDGAATEALPAVNQYVVQFDAFSRAVREGGDLEYPPSDAVANMKIIDALFRSAKSRCWETVG, encoded by the coding sequence ATGACAGCAAGCGGCAAGGTCCGCTGGGGAATCCTGAGCACATCGAAATTCGCGCAGCGGGAAGTGATCCCGGCGATTCAGCAATCCGAACGGGGCGAGGTGACGGCGATCGCATCGCGGGATCCAGCCAAGGGGCGCCAGTGCGCCGAGCGGTTCGGCATCGGCCGGGTCTACGGCAGCTACGAAGACCTGCTGGCGGACCCGGAGATCGAGGCGGTGTACAATCCGCTGCCCAATTCGTTGCACGAAGAATGGTCGGTGAAAGCCGCCGAGGCAGGCAAGCACGTGATGTGCGAGAAGCCCTTCGCGATGGATGCCAGCGGAGCCATGCGCATGGAAGCGGCGTTCGCTACGGCCGGGCGCATCGTGCGCGAGGGTTTCATGATCCGGTTCCATCCGCAATGGCAGCGCGCCAAGGCGGTGGTGGAGGAAGGGCGCATCGGCAATCCGCGCGCGGTACAGGCCCTGTTCAGCTACACCAATGTCGACCCGGGCAACATCCGCAACAAGCCGGAGACCGGAGGCGGAGCGCTCTACGACATCGGCTGCTACGGTATCGTTTCGGCGCGCTACATTTTCGGCGAGGAGCCGGTGAGGGCGATCTGCCTGATGGACATCGACCCGGCGATGAAGACGGACCGCATGACGACGGCGATCCTCGACTTCCCGAGCGGGCACGGTTCTTTCACCTGCTCCACGCAGATGGTTCCCAGCCAGCGCGTGCAGATCCTGGGAACGAAAGGCCGCATCGAGATCGAGATTCCCTACAACGCGCCGGCGAAGCGCGACTGCCGGATCGTGATCGACGACGCGTCCGCGGCGCCGTCGCCCGATGGCGCCGCGACGGAGGCTCTGCCCGCTGTGAACCAATACGTCGTTCAGTTCGACGCGTTTTCGCGAGCCGTCCGTGAGGGCGGCGATCTCGAGTATCCGCCTTCCGACGCGGTGGCAAACATGAAGATCATCGACGCGCTGTTCCGGTCGGCGAAGTCCAGGTGCTGGGAAACGGTCGGCTAG
- the crcB gene encoding fluoride efflux transporter CrcB — translation MTPWLLVGAGSAAGGAARYAVYLVLAKLGAGTFPWGTVAVNLAGSFLIGWFAHLSPPAEMESRLLVMTGFCGGFTTFSTFSLDLLNMLRAGEAGKAFAYLALQLGLCLGAVWLGWLAARR, via the coding sequence GTGACGCCCTGGCTCCTCGTAGGGGCCGGCAGCGCCGCCGGCGGCGCTGCCCGGTACGCGGTCTATCTCGTCCTCGCGAAGCTCGGCGCCGGTACGTTCCCGTGGGGCACGGTGGCCGTGAATCTCGCCGGCAGCTTCCTCATCGGATGGTTCGCGCACCTGAGTCCGCCGGCGGAGATGGAGTCGCGCCTGCTGGTGATGACCGGCTTTTGCGGCGGCTTCACCACCTTCTCCACTTTCAGCCTGGACCTGCTCAACATGCTCCGCGCCGGCGAGGCGGGTAAGGCGTTCGCCTACCTCGCTTTGCAACTCGGCTTGTGCCTGGGAGCCGTGTGGCTCGGCTGGCTGGCCGCGCGCCGCTGA
- the glgC gene encoding glucose-1-phosphate adenylyltransferase — MQLRVLAFVLAGGKGTRLYPLTKERAKPAVPFGGQYRIVDFVLSNLVNSGIHSTYVLIQFKSQSLLQHLRDGWESTGMLKSHFIIPVPAQMRSENEAWYQGTADAIYQNVNLIEQSDPHLVAIFGADHVYRMNIRDMIEFHERNRADVTVSAIPVPKSEAREFGVIETSADGQIVGFHEKRADAPTMPSDPERVYASMGNYIFSARALLRELYADAAKEHSSHDFGRDILPSMIGRSSMYAYDFQTNRIPGDPADSICYWRDVGTLDAYYEAQMDMRKVSPMLNLYNRRWPLRTASYDDPPPKFTFNEEGRRGEAHDSVVCSGAILSGGKAVNSIIGRGVRVHAGALVEDSIVFDNCDIGRRSKVRRAILDKNARVPEDTMIGYDLASDRRLYHVTESGIVVVEGRRSSVDIATINL, encoded by the coding sequence ATGCAGTTACGCGTCCTAGCTTTCGTACTCGCCGGCGGCAAAGGCACCCGCCTCTACCCTCTCACCAAGGAACGCGCCAAACCGGCCGTGCCCTTCGGCGGCCAGTACCGCATTGTGGATTTTGTCCTGTCGAACCTGGTGAATTCAGGGATTCATTCCACCTACGTATTGATCCAGTTCAAGAGCCAGAGCCTGCTCCAGCATCTGCGCGACGGGTGGGAGTCCACCGGCATGCTGAAGAGTCACTTCATCATTCCCGTGCCCGCGCAGATGCGTTCGGAAAACGAGGCTTGGTACCAGGGCACCGCCGACGCCATCTACCAGAACGTCAACCTGATCGAACAGTCGGATCCGCACCTCGTCGCGATCTTCGGCGCCGATCACGTCTACCGGATGAACATCCGCGACATGATCGAGTTCCACGAACGGAATCGCGCCGACGTCACCGTCTCGGCCATTCCCGTGCCGAAAAGTGAAGCGCGCGAGTTCGGCGTGATCGAAACCTCCGCCGACGGCCAGATCGTCGGCTTTCACGAAAAGCGCGCCGATGCCCCCACCATGCCGAGCGATCCGGAGCGCGTCTACGCTTCAATGGGCAACTACATCTTCTCGGCGCGGGCGCTTCTGCGCGAACTGTACGCCGACGCCGCTAAGGAGCATTCCTCACACGATTTCGGTCGCGACATCCTGCCCTCCATGATCGGGCGCAGTTCGATGTACGCCTACGACTTCCAGACCAACCGCATTCCCGGCGATCCGGCGGACTCCATCTGCTACTGGCGCGACGTCGGAACCCTCGACGCCTACTACGAAGCCCAGATGGACATGCGCAAGGTGTCGCCGATGCTGAACCTCTACAACCGGCGCTGGCCGCTGCGGACGGCGAGCTACGACGATCCGCCGCCCAAATTCACGTTCAACGAGGAGGGCCGGCGCGGAGAAGCGCACGACTCCGTCGTGTGCTCGGGCGCGATCCTTTCCGGCGGCAAAGCGGTCAACAGCATCATCGGCCGCGGCGTCCGCGTCCACGCCGGCGCGCTCGTTGAGGACTCCATCGTCTTCGACAACTGCGACATCGGCCGCCGCTCCAAGGTGCGGCGCGCCATCCTCGATAAGAATGCCCGCGTGCCCGAAGACACCATGATCGGCTACGACCTCGCCAGCGACCGCCGCCTCTACCACGTCACCGAGTCCGGCATTGTCGTCGTCGAAGGGCGGCGTTCCTCGGTCGATATCGCGACGATCAACCTGTGA
- a CDS encoding ChbG/HpnK family deacetylase, with translation MEPFLKKLIVNADDFGFTHDVNDGIVEAHRSGILTSTTIMAVGAAFDHAVSLARRNPSLGVGVHLVLVGEPGFPQTPARLLVALAARRLDVDALVEEQIRRVLAAGVRATHLDSHKHTHLVPAVLSAVARAAERHGIRWVRRTLPMEFPVPGLAPWSARVLARHGCRMVDRFLGFRETGRFDSAALASIIRRLPGGVSEFMCHPGHCGTELQAARTRLKQSRQRELTALVSPEVRDAVAAAGVRLASYADLAS, from the coding sequence ATTGAGCCTTTTCTGAAGAAGCTGATCGTCAACGCCGACGATTTCGGTTTCACGCATGACGTGAACGATGGCATCGTCGAGGCGCACCGGTCCGGCATTCTCACCTCCACCACCATCATGGCCGTCGGCGCGGCGTTCGATCACGCCGTCTCGCTCGCCCGCCGGAATCCGTCGCTCGGCGTGGGCGTGCACCTGGTTCTGGTCGGCGAGCCCGGCTTTCCGCAGACGCCGGCGAGACTCCTGGTCGCGCTGGCGGCGCGCCGCCTTGATGTCGACGCCCTCGTCGAAGAGCAGATCCGGCGCGTGCTCGCCGCCGGCGTCCGGGCAACCCATCTCGATAGCCACAAGCACACTCACCTGGTGCCGGCCGTCCTGAGCGCCGTCGCCCGCGCCGCGGAGCGCCATGGCATCCGTTGGGTTCGCCGCACGCTGCCGATGGAGTTTCCCGTTCCCGGACTCGCTCCGTGGTCCGCGCGAGTGCTCGCGCGGCATGGCTGCCGCATGGTCGATCGCTTCCTCGGCTTCCGTGAGACCGGGCGCTTCGACTCCGCGGCGCTGGCCTCGATCATCCGGCGCCTCCCTGGCGGCGTGAGCGAATTCATGTGCCACCCCGGCCACTGCGGGACCGAACTGCAAGCCGCGCGCACACGCCTCAAGCAAAGCCGCCAACGGGAACTCACCGCATTGGTTTCCCCCGAAGTGCGCGATGCCGTCGCCGCCGCCGGGGTGCGGCTTGCTTCCTATGCGGATCTGGCTTCGTAA
- a CDS encoding MlaD family protein, whose protein sequence is MPSAKKVAWSQLKVGIVAAVSMVILAVLLFLMTGDTKFFQDQATLYTYMPDSAALTKGADVRLNGILIGKIAAVDLSPVAEQKNDPKRTIKVEMEVDRSRLRQIPSDSEAAISAANVLGTKYINIKRGKEATAVPAGGELKSKDVSGYEEVVEQGYTFLASAEEMLKRIDRLVQVIERGEGSIGMLIHDPQLYNNLNGTAAEARKIVAQLNTGKGTLSRLMYDETMHDDIRTAIARVNSLLEGIQQGQGTAGRLLKDQALYDDMRKVMGEVKTLMADLNAGKGTMGKLLKDDAFHQQLRGAIGRMDTLLDKINTGQGTLGQMVVNPQLYESLNGTSREFHEFMKDFRKNPKKFLSIKLSLF, encoded by the coding sequence ATGCCGTCGGCAAAAAAAGTCGCTTGGTCGCAGTTGAAGGTTGGTATCGTGGCCGCCGTGTCGATGGTCATCCTGGCCGTGCTTCTCTTCCTCATGACTGGCGACACGAAGTTCTTCCAGGACCAGGCCACTCTCTACACTTATATGCCCGATTCGGCTGCCCTCACCAAGGGCGCCGATGTCCGGCTCAATGGCATCCTGATCGGCAAGATTGCCGCCGTCGACCTTTCGCCTGTCGCCGAGCAGAAGAACGACCCTAAACGCACGATCAAGGTCGAGATGGAGGTCGATCGGTCCCGGCTTCGCCAAATCCCTTCGGATTCGGAAGCCGCCATTTCGGCCGCGAATGTTCTCGGCACGAAGTACATCAACATCAAGCGTGGAAAGGAAGCCACGGCCGTGCCGGCCGGCGGCGAACTCAAATCCAAGGATGTGTCCGGCTACGAGGAAGTCGTCGAACAGGGCTACACGTTCCTGGCCTCCGCCGAAGAGATGCTGAAGCGCATTGACCGGCTCGTTCAGGTCATCGAACGCGGCGAAGGCAGCATCGGCATGTTGATCCACGATCCGCAGCTTTACAACAACCTCAACGGCACCGCCGCCGAGGCGCGCAAGATCGTCGCGCAGTTGAACACCGGAAAAGGCACCCTCTCGCGCCTGATGTACGACGAGACGATGCACGATGACATCCGGACCGCGATCGCCCGCGTCAATTCGCTGCTCGAAGGCATCCAGCAGGGGCAGGGCACCGCCGGCCGTCTGCTCAAGGATCAGGCTCTCTACGACGACATGCGCAAGGTGATGGGCGAAGTGAAGACGCTCATGGCCGATCTCAACGCCGGCAAGGGCACGATGGGCAAGCTCCTCAAGGACGACGCGTTCCACCAGCAGTTGCGGGGCGCCATCGGCCGCATGGATACCCTGCTCGACAAGATCAACACCGGCCAGGGCACCCTCGGCCAGATGGTGGTGAACCCGCAGTTGTACGAGTCGCTGAACGGAACCTCCCGCGAGTTCCACGAGTTCATGAAGGATTTCCGGAAGAATCCGAAGAAGTTCCTCAGCATCAAATTGAGCCTTTTCTGA
- a CDS encoding ATP-binding cassette domain-containing protein codes for MANESAPEVLKFDRATVRYDEVTALDSVSLTLREGETVVILGAAGSGKTVLLKTGLGLIKPDEGHVYLFGRDTGAMTEDALREIRSQMGILFQEGGLFDSLTIEENVAYPLENQKAQRPPAGEIATRVRQALRFVELEHTLEKVPSELSGGMRRRVGIARAVVTRPALVLYDSPTAGLDPITANTIMALIAKERDTRNTTTALATHRYQDGHLLANYRYNAKIDRLEPANGDAGDHARRTRFVVLGDGRVVFEGSQAELESSDDPYVAKFARFDRMK; via the coding sequence ATGGCCAACGAGAGCGCGCCCGAGGTTCTGAAATTCGATCGCGCCACCGTCCGCTACGACGAGGTCACCGCGCTCGACAGCGTCAGCCTCACGCTCCGCGAAGGCGAGACGGTGGTGATCCTCGGCGCCGCTGGCAGCGGCAAGACCGTATTGCTCAAGACCGGGCTCGGACTCATCAAGCCCGACGAGGGTCACGTCTACCTGTTCGGCCGCGATACCGGCGCGATGACCGAGGACGCGCTGCGCGAGATACGCTCGCAAATGGGCATCCTGTTTCAGGAAGGTGGGCTGTTCGATTCGCTCACCATCGAAGAGAACGTCGCTTATCCGCTCGAGAACCAAAAAGCGCAGCGCCCGCCCGCCGGCGAAATCGCTACCCGCGTGCGGCAGGCGCTTCGATTCGTGGAACTCGAACACACGCTTGAGAAGGTCCCGAGCGAGTTGTCCGGCGGCATGCGGCGCCGTGTCGGGATCGCCCGCGCCGTTGTCACGCGGCCGGCGCTCGTGCTCTACGACTCCCCTACCGCGGGGCTGGACCCCATTACGGCGAACACCATCATGGCGCTCATCGCCAAGGAGCGCGACACGCGCAACACCACCACCGCCCTCGCCACGCATCGCTACCAGGATGGGCACCTGCTGGCCAACTACCGCTACAATGCGAAGATTGACCGGTTGGAGCCTGCCAACGGCGATGCCGGCGACCACGCCCGGCGGACCCGGTTCGTCGTTCTCGGCGACGGCCGTGTCGTTTTCGAGGGATCTCAGGCCGAACTGGAGAGTTCGGACGATCCCTATGTGGCGAAGTTCGCCAGGTTTGACAGAATGAAGTGA
- a CDS encoding ABC transporter permease — protein MLDFLKGPVLNLQNFLNLTGRAFVNIFRSPHYGGDIAIQADVIGVGSIPLVLLVGFFTGAVITMQMARALNQYGASGQVGQIVSITLVRELGPVLTAILVAGRNASGMASELGSMKVTEQIDAMRALGTDPVQKLVTPRLIATGVMLPVLTIISDFMGLVGGYIVGCVLLRLTTGSQFWSSSWQALEYNDVVQGLLKPLVFAMVIALVGCHYGISTTGGTQGVGLSTTKAVVVSCAWIIVLTYFIGSFFINLK, from the coding sequence ATGCTGGACTTTCTCAAGGGCCCGGTTCTGAACCTGCAGAATTTTCTGAACCTCACCGGCCGCGCGTTCGTGAACATCTTCCGTTCGCCGCATTACGGAGGAGACATCGCGATTCAGGCCGACGTCATTGGCGTCGGCAGCATCCCGCTCGTGCTGCTGGTCGGCTTCTTCACCGGCGCGGTGATCACGATGCAGATGGCCCGCGCGCTCAATCAGTACGGCGCCAGCGGCCAGGTGGGCCAAATCGTTTCCATTACTCTCGTGCGCGAACTCGGGCCCGTGCTGACGGCGATCCTCGTCGCCGGGCGCAACGCCTCGGGGATGGCGAGCGAACTGGGCTCGATGAAGGTCACCGAGCAGATCGACGCGATGCGCGCGCTTGGCACGGATCCGGTTCAGAAGCTCGTTACGCCGCGGCTGATCGCCACCGGCGTGATGCTCCCCGTGCTCACCATCATTTCCGATTTCATGGGCCTCGTCGGAGGCTACATTGTCGGCTGCGTCCTGCTTCGGCTCACCACTGGATCTCAGTTCTGGTCGAGTTCATGGCAGGCGCTCGAATACAACGACGTCGTGCAGGGCTTGCTCAAACCGCTCGTCTTCGCGATGGTCATCGCGCTGGTTGGCTGCCACTACGGCATCTCCACCACCGGCGGCACGCAGGGGGTCGGCCTTTCCACCACCAAAGCCGTCGTAGTAAGCTGCGCCTGGATCATCGTCCTCACCTACTTCATCGGATCGTTCTTCATCAACCTGAAATAG
- a CDS encoding P1 family peptidase, whose translation MKGLTDIPGILVGHATDRDAVTGCTAILCPQGATAGADVRGSATGTSQLDLLSPMHLNAKVHGICLSGGSAFGLEAAAGVVRFLESKGHGFPTGAGVVPLVPAAILFDLGVARKGVRPGREMGHRAAEAATGDAVAEGSVGAGTGATVGKLYGVANAMKSGIGSATVWLDGPCAGIRVAALAAVNAYGDVLDPESGHILAGARTSPEGREFANMAYQIKRGARGGFRGGNTTLVVVATNARLSKIEANKLAQFGSLGVARTISPVWTTSDGDLTFALSLGEDRADLTALGVAAAEAVAAAVQRSVRMAESLGGVPGLR comes from the coding sequence ATGAAGGGCCTCACCGACATACCCGGCATCCTTGTGGGCCACGCCACAGACCGGGACGCGGTCACCGGTTGCACCGCGATTCTGTGTCCGCAGGGCGCGACGGCCGGAGCGGATGTGCGCGGGTCCGCAACGGGCACGTCGCAGTTGGATTTGCTTTCGCCAATGCACCTCAACGCGAAGGTCCACGGGATCTGCCTTTCCGGCGGGAGCGCGTTCGGGCTGGAGGCGGCGGCGGGAGTGGTGCGGTTTCTCGAATCGAAGGGGCACGGATTTCCGACCGGCGCGGGGGTGGTTCCGCTGGTGCCGGCGGCGATCCTGTTCGACCTGGGCGTGGCGCGGAAAGGCGTGCGTCCAGGGCGCGAGATGGGGCATCGGGCGGCCGAGGCGGCGACCGGTGACGCGGTGGCCGAGGGCTCCGTGGGCGCGGGAACCGGCGCGACGGTGGGCAAGTTGTACGGCGTTGCGAACGCAATGAAGTCCGGCATCGGTTCGGCGACGGTGTGGCTGGACGGGCCGTGCGCGGGCATTCGGGTGGCGGCGCTGGCCGCGGTGAACGCCTACGGCGATGTGCTTGATCCGGAGAGTGGCCATATTCTTGCCGGGGCGCGGACGTCGCCGGAGGGACGTGAGTTCGCCAACATGGCGTACCAGATCAAGCGCGGCGCGCGCGGCGGGTTCCGCGGCGGGAACACAACGCTCGTGGTGGTGGCGACGAACGCGCGGCTATCGAAGATCGAGGCGAACAAGCTGGCTCAGTTCGGCTCCCTGGGGGTGGCGCGAACGATTTCCCCGGTGTGGACGACTTCGGACGGGGACCTGACATTCGCGTTGTCGCTCGGGGAGGATCGCGCCGATCTCACGGCGCTGGGCGTGGCGGCGGCGGAGGCGGTGGCGGCGGCTGTGCAGAGGTCCGTGCGAATGGCGGAGAGCCTGGGTGGAGTTCCAGGGTTGCGGTAG